Proteins encoded by one window of Winogradskyella sp. PG-2:
- a CDS encoding S41 family peptidase → MATKNKYIPLIIGTAIAAGVVIGGKLNFTDTSDNLFSTNSKKDKINRLIDYIDYEYVDEINTDSIVDVTVNGILDNLDPHSTYIPKEDLARITENMKGDFVGIGINFYPYKDSIAVIKPTEGGPSERAGIMSGDRIILADGDTIYGSNITNDFITKKLKGDKNTKVKLTVYRKGEDDLLEFDIKRRAIPIKSVEASYMLTDQLGYIKINRFAESTFKEFKAALDELQEQGATKLTLDLRDNPGGFLGIAEQIADEFLEDDKLILFTKDKKGREERTYATDRGDFEDGDIYILINENSASASEVIAGALQDNDKGIIVGRRSYGKGLVQREMALGDGSAVRLTVSRYYTPTGRSIQRPYTNGNNSGYHSDYYKRLRTGELADEASIEVDDSLKFTTPKGKVVYGGGGIIPDVFVPVDRLFDNETINYLRRRRHFGYFVFEELDKDRSVYKDVTKYDFINNFEVSDDIVVRFQDYVNARERTNITFVAYNDEIRRIIKATLARQLFDDNAFEEIINKEDVMVQEVILLSTEYPNFKQ, encoded by the coding sequence ATGGCGACAAAAAACAAATACATACCATTAATTATCGGTACAGCTATTGCTGCTGGAGTTGTTATTGGCGGCAAGTTAAATTTCACAGATACTTCAGACAACCTTTTTTCTACGAATAGTAAGAAAGATAAAATTAACCGTCTCATAGATTATATTGATTACGAATACGTTGATGAGATTAATACAGATAGTATTGTCGATGTAACTGTGAATGGTATTTTAGATAATCTCGATCCACACTCTACTTATATTCCAAAAGAAGATTTAGCTCGTATTACCGAAAATATGAAAGGTGATTTCGTTGGTATTGGTATCAATTTTTATCCTTATAAAGATAGTATTGCAGTAATAAAACCAACAGAAGGTGGCCCAAGTGAACGCGCGGGAATAATGAGTGGTGATCGAATTATATTAGCAGATGGCGATACTATTTATGGGTCAAATATTACAAACGATTTTATTACAAAGAAGCTCAAAGGAGACAAGAACACTAAAGTAAAACTAACAGTTTACAGAAAAGGTGAAGATGACCTATTAGAGTTTGATATTAAACGAAGAGCCATACCTATTAAAAGTGTTGAAGCGTCTTATATGCTTACAGATCAATTAGGTTATATTAAGATAAATCGTTTTGCTGAATCTACATTTAAAGAATTTAAAGCGGCTTTAGATGAATTACAAGAGCAAGGAGCAACAAAATTGACGTTAGATTTAAGAGACAATCCAGGCGGATTTTTAGGGATAGCTGAGCAAATAGCAGATGAATTTTTAGAAGATGATAAACTTATATTATTTACTAAAGATAAAAAGGGTAGAGAAGAGAGAACTTATGCAACAGATCGAGGAGACTTTGAAGACGGTGATATATATATTTTAATCAATGAGAATTCAGCATCTGCTAGTGAAGTTATTGCAGGTGCGTTACAAGATAATGACAAAGGTATTATTGTAGGAAGACGTTCTTATGGTAAGGGATTAGTGCAGCGTGAAATGGCTTTAGGAGATGGTAGTGCTGTACGTTTAACAGTATCACGATATTATACTCCAACAGGTCGCTCAATACAAAGACCTTATACAAATGGTAATAATTCAGGTTATCATAGTGATTACTACAAACGTTTAAGAACTGGAGAATTGGCAGATGAAGCGAGTATAGAAGTCGATGATTCATTAAAATTTACAACACCAAAAGGGAAAGTGGTTTATGGAGGAGGAGGTATAATTCCTGATGTATTTGTACCTGTAGATCGTTTGTTTGATAACGAAACCATTAATTACTTAAGGAGAAGAAGACATTTTGGTTATTTTGTTTTTGAAGAATTAGATAAAGATCGTAGTGTATATAAAGATGTTACTAAATATGACTTCATAAATAATTTTGAGGTAAGTGATGATATCGTTGTACGTTTTCAAGATTATGTAAATGCTCGAGAACGCACCAATATTACTTTCGTTGCTTATAATGACGAAATAAGACGCATCATAAAAGCAACATTAGCGCGACAATTATTTGATGATAATGCTTTTGAAGAAATCATCAATAAAGAAGATGTAATGGTACAAGAGGTTATTCTTTTAAGTACAGAGTACCCAAACTTTAAACAGTAA
- a CDS encoding deoxycytidylate deaminase, translating to MPKTKQLRYDKAYLRIAKEWGKLSHCKRKQVGALIVKDRMIISDGYNGTPTGFENYCEDDEGYTKWYVLHAEANAILKVASSTQSCKGATLYITLSPCKECSKLIHQAGIIRVVYHEGYKDDSGLQFLAKAGIELERIEDLKA from the coding sequence ATGCCAAAGACAAAACAATTACGTTACGATAAAGCTTATTTACGGATTGCAAAAGAATGGGGGAAATTATCTCACTGCAAGCGTAAACAAGTAGGTGCGCTTATTGTTAAGGATCGAATGATAATTTCAGATGGTTATAATGGAACTCCAACAGGTTTTGAGAATTATTGTGAAGATGATGAAGGTTATACAAAATGGTACGTGCTGCATGCTGAAGCTAACGCTATATTAAAAGTAGCTTCTTCTACGCAATCATGTAAAGGTGCGACGTTGTATATTACACTATCTCCTTGTAAAGAGTGTAGCAAATTAATACATCAAGCTGGGATTATTAGGGTCGTTTATCATGAAGGCTATAAAGATGATTCAGGATTACAATTTTTAGCTAAAGCTGGCATAGAATTAGAACGAATTGAAGATTTAAAAGCTTAA
- a CDS encoding HupE/UreJ family protein: MLENFWFNVQYGLNHVLDINGYDHVLFLMVLTVPYVFKDWKRVLLLVSMFTLGHTLSLVLAAYGIVSVNGKLVEFLIPITILITAIFNVITAGKKDRSTKIGLLFFTTLFFGLIHGLGFAREFKMLSSLSENKIELLIEFALGIEIAQIIIVFVVLFLSFLCQTIFRFSRRDWIMVWSAIVIGLVIPMVIQSELLNT; the protein is encoded by the coding sequence ATGCTAGAAAATTTTTGGTTTAATGTGCAATACGGGCTTAACCATGTATTAGATATTAACGGTTATGACCATGTACTTTTCTTAATGGTTTTAACTGTGCCTTATGTGTTTAAAGATTGGAAACGTGTTCTACTCTTAGTGTCCATGTTTACCTTAGGGCATACCTTGTCTTTGGTTTTAGCAGCTTATGGCATAGTTAGTGTTAATGGAAAATTGGTTGAGTTTTTAATTCCAATAACTATTTTAATCACGGCTATTTTTAATGTGATTACAGCTGGTAAAAAGGATAGAAGCACTAAAATAGGATTGTTGTTTTTTACCACTTTATTTTTTGGTTTAATTCACGGTCTAGGTTTTGCTAGAGAATTTAAAATGCTTTCCTCACTCTCAGAAAATAAAATAGAACTCCTCATCGAATTTGCATTAGGTATTGAAATTGCTCAGATTATTATTGTATTTGTGGTTTTATTCCTTAGTTTCTTATGTCAGACTATTTTTAGGTTTTCGCGTCGCGACTGGATTATGGTATGGTCTGCTATAGTTATAGGTTTGGTTATTCCTATGGTAATTCAAAGTGAATTGTTAAATACTTAA
- a CDS encoding homocysteine S-methyltransferase family protein: MGLSRIDEEIKKRILVLDGAMGTMLQQYNFSEEDFRGERFADYPSPLKGNNDLLSLTQPKAIAEVHAKYFEAGADIVETNTFSGTTIAMADYDMEDLVYELNFESAKIAKQVADKFTKENPNQPRFVAGSIGPTNKTASLSPDVNRPEYRAITFNELRVAYKQQVEALIDGGVDVLLVETIFDTLNAKAALFAIEEVKEERHIDIPIMVSGTITDASGRTLSGQTVEAFLTSISHIPLLSVGFNCALGAEQLKPYLQRLSNETEFFTSAHPNAGLPNAFGEYDESPEQMQNYIEDYLKDNLINIIGGCCGTSPAHINAIAEVAKKYQPRHKLALV, encoded by the coding sequence ATGGGTTTAAGTAGAATAGACGAAGAAATTAAAAAACGAATCCTCGTTTTAGATGGAGCCATGGGAACCATGCTTCAACAATACAACTTCTCAGAAGAAGATTTTAGAGGAGAACGTTTTGCAGATTATCCTTCACCATTAAAAGGTAATAATGATTTATTATCCTTAACACAACCTAAGGCGATTGCAGAAGTGCACGCTAAATATTTTGAAGCAGGAGCCGATATTGTAGAAACGAATACATTTTCTGGGACAACGATTGCTATGGCAGACTACGACATGGAAGATTTAGTATATGAACTTAATTTTGAGTCTGCAAAAATAGCTAAACAAGTCGCTGATAAATTCACAAAAGAAAACCCAAATCAACCAAGATTTGTTGCTGGTAGTATTGGCCCAACTAATAAAACCGCAAGTCTATCTCCTGATGTTAACCGCCCAGAATACAGAGCGATAACTTTTAATGAATTACGTGTTGCCTATAAGCAACAAGTGGAGGCTTTAATTGATGGTGGAGTTGATGTTCTTTTAGTGGAAACTATTTTTGACACTTTAAATGCTAAAGCTGCTTTATTTGCAATTGAAGAAGTAAAAGAAGAACGACATATTGATATTCCAATTATGGTTTCTGGAACTATAACAGATGCTTCAGGAAGAACATTATCAGGACAAACTGTTGAAGCATTTTTAACTTCAATATCTCATATTCCATTATTAAGTGTTGGTTTTAATTGCGCTCTGGGAGCAGAACAATTAAAACCCTATTTACAACGCTTATCTAATGAAACTGAGTTTTTTACTTCAGCGCATCCTAATGCAGGTTTGCCAAATGCTTTTGGCGAATACGATGAATCACCAGAGCAGATGCAAAACTATATTGAGGATTATCTTAAAGATAATCTTATAAACATAATTGGAGGTTGCTGTGGCACAAGTCCCGCTCATATAAATGCCATTGCTGAAGTTGCTAAGAAATATCAGCCAAGACATAAACTTGCCTTAGTATGA
- a CDS encoding antibiotic biosynthesis monooxygenase family protein, giving the protein MILEVAILNIKKGQSQAFEIAFKTAEHFISAMKGYLNHTLKKCMEDDDKYILSVNWKTLEDHEIEFRTSDEYQKWKKLLHHFYESFPIVQHYK; this is encoded by the coding sequence ATGATTTTAGAAGTTGCCATTTTAAATATTAAGAAAGGTCAGTCTCAAGCTTTTGAAATAGCCTTTAAAACAGCTGAACATTTCATTTCGGCTATGAAAGGATACCTAAATCATACCTTGAAAAAATGTATGGAAGATGATGATAAATACATTCTTTCAGTGAATTGGAAAACTTTGGAAGATCACGAAATTGAGTTTAGAACTTCAGATGAATACCAGAAATGGAAAAAACTACTTCATCATTTTTATGAATCATTTCCAATCGTACAACATTACAAATAA
- the metH gene encoding methionine synthase: MDSDCKKYLTLSGLEPLVVTPESNFINVGERTNVTGSRKFLRLIKEEKYSEALEVARNQVDGGAQILDVNMDEGMLDGVYAMTTFLNLIASEPDISRIPIMIDSSKWEIIEAGLQVAQGKCVVNSISLKEGEAEFKRQAKLVKRYGAAVIVMAFDETGQADNYDRRIEICKRSYDILVKDINFPPQDIIFDPNIFPVATGMEEHRRNALDFFEATKWIRENLPHANVSGGVSNVSFSFRGNNVVREAMHSSFLFHAIKNGMNMGIVNPTMLEVYDEIDKDLLERVEDVLFDRRDDATERLLDFAESVKGQKKEQENTVQEWRSEALQDRITHALVKGIDAFIIEDVEEARLASDKPIHVIEGHLMIGMNVVGDLFGSGKMFLPQVVKSARVMKKAVAYLQPFIEAEKDGKQEFAGRILMATVKGDVHDIGKNIVSVVLGCNNYEIIDLGVMVPPEKIIETAKKENVDIIGLSGLITPSLDEMVYVSKALEKEQLDIPLIIGGATTSRAHSAVKIAPNYSNTVVHINDASRAVTVVGDLLKSDSKVYKNQIREEYDLFREQFIKRGKKKEYLSIENARKNKFQIDWEASEIVRPETLGIQIIEDFDITKLEAFIDWSPFFRSWDLHGKYPDILNDEIVGTQATELFADAQHLLKRIFDEKLLKAKAIFGLFNANTVNDDDIEIKDDSGNILVEFLTLRQQSKKSQGKPNIALADFIAPKASEMQDYMGCFCVSTGFGTQELAAQFEADNDDYNSIMIKALADRLAEAFAEYLHKEVRTKHWNYAKGENLSNQELIKESYKGIRPAPGYPACPDHLEKKTIWELLNVKENIGVQLTDSLAMWPAASVSGYYFGNPEARYFGLGKITQDQIKDYSQRRNISIEEAEKWLNPNIVQ, from the coding sequence ATGGATAGTGACTGTAAAAAATATTTAACGCTCTCTGGATTAGAACCACTTGTGGTAACACCAGAAAGTAATTTTATCAACGTTGGTGAACGAACCAACGTAACTGGGTCTCGTAAATTTCTTCGTCTAATAAAAGAAGAAAAATATAGTGAAGCTCTAGAGGTTGCTAGAAACCAGGTAGATGGTGGAGCTCAGATTTTAGATGTTAATATGGACGAAGGAATGCTCGATGGTGTTTATGCTATGACAACCTTCTTAAATCTCATTGCTTCAGAACCAGATATTTCTAGAATCCCAATAATGATTGACAGTTCTAAATGGGAAATTATAGAAGCTGGTTTACAAGTTGCACAAGGAAAATGTGTTGTTAATTCTATAAGCTTAAAAGAAGGTGAAGCTGAATTTAAACGACAGGCCAAACTAGTTAAACGCTATGGAGCAGCAGTCATTGTTATGGCTTTTGATGAAACTGGTCAAGCTGATAATTACGACAGGCGAATTGAAATTTGTAAACGCTCCTATGATATTTTAGTTAAAGACATCAACTTCCCTCCTCAAGATATTATTTTCGATCCAAATATTTTTCCCGTTGCAACAGGAATGGAAGAGCATCGCAGAAATGCCCTCGATTTCTTTGAAGCTACAAAATGGATTCGAGAAAATTTACCTCACGCCAATGTTTCTGGCGGAGTAAGTAATGTGTCATTTTCATTTAGAGGTAACAATGTGGTTAGAGAAGCTATGCATTCATCTTTCTTATTTCATGCCATTAAAAATGGAATGAATATGGGTATCGTTAACCCAACCATGCTCGAAGTTTATGATGAAATTGACAAAGATTTATTAGAACGTGTTGAAGATGTACTATTCGATAGACGCGATGATGCTACTGAACGCTTATTAGATTTTGCTGAATCTGTTAAAGGTCAGAAAAAGGAACAGGAAAACACGGTTCAAGAATGGAGAAGTGAGGCTTTACAGGATAGAATTACACACGCTTTAGTTAAAGGTATTGATGCTTTTATTATTGAAGATGTTGAAGAAGCACGCTTAGCTTCAGACAAACCAATTCATGTTATTGAGGGGCATTTAATGATTGGGATGAATGTTGTAGGAGATTTATTTGGAAGCGGAAAAATGTTTTTACCACAAGTTGTAAAATCTGCTCGTGTTATGAAAAAAGCTGTGGCTTATTTACAACCCTTTATTGAAGCCGAAAAAGATGGTAAGCAAGAATTTGCAGGCCGAATTTTAATGGCAACTGTAAAAGGTGACGTACATGATATTGGCAAGAACATTGTGAGTGTTGTTTTGGGTTGTAATAATTACGAAATCATTGACCTTGGTGTGATGGTTCCACCAGAAAAAATTATTGAAACAGCAAAAAAAGAAAATGTTGATATTATTGGCCTAAGTGGTCTTATTACTCCGTCATTAGATGAAATGGTTTATGTTTCTAAGGCTCTTGAAAAAGAACAATTAGATATTCCACTAATTATTGGAGGAGCAACAACATCGCGTGCGCATTCTGCCGTAAAAATTGCACCAAATTATAGTAATACTGTAGTCCATATTAATGATGCATCTAGGGCCGTAACTGTTGTCGGAGATTTACTTAAAAGTGACAGCAAAGTTTATAAAAATCAGATTCGTGAAGAATATGATTTGTTCAGAGAGCAATTCATAAAACGTGGGAAAAAGAAAGAATATCTTAGCATTGAAAATGCTCGAAAAAATAAGTTTCAAATTGATTGGGAAGCTTCAGAAATTGTAAGACCAGAAACTTTAGGGATTCAGATCATAGAAGATTTCGACATCACTAAGCTTGAAGCTTTTATTGATTGGTCTCCATTTTTTAGAAGTTGGGACTTGCATGGTAAATATCCAGATATTTTGAATGACGAAATTGTCGGTACACAAGCCACAGAATTATTCGCTGATGCGCAACACTTACTAAAACGCATATTTGATGAAAAGCTTTTAAAAGCTAAAGCCATCTTTGGTTTATTTAATGCTAACACAGTAAATGATGATGATATTGAAATTAAGGATGACTCTGGAAATATATTAGTTGAGTTTCTAACGCTTAGACAACAATCTAAAAAATCACAAGGTAAACCAAACATAGCCTTAGCTGATTTTATTGCACCTAAAGCATCAGAAATGCAAGATTACATGGGTTGTTTTTGCGTATCAACTGGCTTTGGAACTCAAGAATTAGCAGCCCAATTCGAAGCTGATAATGATGATTATAATTCTATAATGATTAAAGCATTAGCAGACCGATTAGCAGAAGCTTTTGCTGAATATTTACATAAAGAGGTAAGAACAAAACATTGGAATTATGCCAAAGGTGAAAACTTATCAAATCAAGAATTAATAAAAGAAAGTTACAAAGGGATTCGTCCTGCTCCTGGTTATCCAGCATGTCCAGATCACTTAGAAAAGAAGACCATTTGGGAGCTATTAAATGTTAAAGAAAACATTGGAGTTCAGCTTACCGACAGTTTAGCTATGTGGCCAGCTGCCAGTGTAAGTGGTTATTATTTTGGAAATCCTGAAGCTAGATATTTCGGTTTAGGGAAAATAACACAAGACCAAATTAAAGACTATAGCCAAAGAAGAAACATTTCAATTGAAGAGGCCGAAAAATGGTTAAACCCAAACATCGTACAATAA
- the metF gene encoding methylenetetrahydrofolate reductase [NAD(P)H] encodes MKVTEHIKRANGKTLFSFEIIPPKKGNSIQQLYNNIDPLMEFNPPFIDVTTSREEYIYIEKDGLLDQKITRMRPGTVGICAAIKHKYDVDTVPHVLCGGFTKEETEYLLVDCHYLGIDNVMALRGDAMKHQKYFEASNGGHQYAKDLVGQIQNLNKGQYLHDVIEVDDRADFCIGVAGYPEKHIEAPSLKTDLKRLKEKVDKGADYVVTQMFFDNEKYFKFVKAAKEEGINVPIIPGIKPIAVKRHLQLLPQVFKIDLPEELIEAVDNCKTNQQVRQVGVEWAIAQSKELQKAGVPVLHYYSMGKSDNVKAIASALF; translated from the coding sequence ATGAAAGTTACAGAACATATAAAAAGAGCAAATGGGAAAACATTATTTTCCTTTGAAATTATACCACCTAAAAAAGGAAATAGTATTCAACAGTTATATAATAACATTGATCCATTAATGGAATTTAATCCCCCTTTTATTGATGTTACTACATCACGAGAAGAGTATATCTATATCGAAAAAGATGGTCTTTTGGATCAAAAAATTACGCGCATGCGCCCAGGAACTGTAGGAATATGTGCTGCCATAAAACATAAATATGATGTCGATACAGTACCACATGTATTGTGTGGTGGATTCACTAAAGAAGAAACTGAATATCTGTTAGTAGATTGCCATTATTTAGGAATTGACAACGTTATGGCACTTCGTGGTGATGCAATGAAACATCAAAAATACTTTGAGGCAAGTAATGGAGGTCATCAATATGCAAAAGACTTGGTAGGTCAAATTCAGAACCTCAACAAAGGTCAATATTTACATGATGTCATAGAAGTTGATGATAGAGCAGATTTCTGCATTGGAGTTGCTGGTTATCCTGAAAAACATATTGAAGCACCATCTTTAAAAACCGATTTAAAACGACTTAAAGAGAAGGTAGATAAAGGTGCCGATTATGTTGTTACTCAAATGTTTTTTGACAATGAAAAGTACTTTAAATTTGTTAAAGCTGCAAAAGAGGAGGGAATAAATGTACCTATAATACCAGGTATTAAACCAATTGCAGTAAAACGCCATTTACAACTACTGCCACAAGTATTTAAAATTGATTTACCTGAAGAATTAATAGAAGCAGTCGATAACTGTAAGACCAATCAACAGGTTAGACAAGTTGGAGTCGAATGGGCTATAGCTCAATCTAAAGAATTGCAAAAAGCTGGTGTACCTGTTTTGCATTATTACTCAATGGGAAAAAGTGATAATGTAAAGGCAATTGCTAGTGCTTTGTTTTAG
- a CDS encoding tetratricopeptide repeat protein, which translates to MVRQLILLFIFLIIGVNLINAQEDIECKTKLSLFHEPVKAKKYDTAYADWLFVKTNCPELNIAIYSDGEKILKHKIKNTKGDEKLGHLKGLIDLWKARNQYFSKRTPNGEYAAKACQLQYDNKELFGKSKEELYNCYDDAFKEDAKTFTHPKSLYSYFSLMVYLFDEGKKTDAELFNGYDDITEKTQDEVQIYSEKLNPLLEKLERDEVLTQKENKNKSVYESYLKNYALIQENINTKVDIRAICDNLIPLYSKDFETYQNDSIWLKRSVTRMYHKQCTDDPLYEKLVKRYDKVAPSYDTKIFVATMLLARGKDKEAYQYLEEAYLLFDASPYKKSKLAFRIGVILKNKNQYSKSRRLLLDAVKLNPSNGKPHILIAEMYGKSAKNCGKDNVYQRAVFWLASEEVKKASKIDPTLHKFVNQYVASYESKAPTKEEIFLRDLAGKTIKIGCWINRSILVPKP; encoded by the coding sequence ATGGTAAGACAATTAATTCTCCTTTTCATCTTTTTGATAATAGGTGTAAACCTAATAAATGCACAAGAAGACATAGAATGTAAAACTAAACTATCGTTATTTCACGAACCTGTTAAAGCAAAAAAATATGACACTGCATATGCAGATTGGTTATTTGTAAAAACAAACTGCCCTGAACTTAACATCGCCATATATAGTGATGGTGAAAAAATACTAAAACATAAAATCAAAAACACTAAAGGGGATGAAAAATTAGGTCATCTTAAAGGTTTGATAGATTTATGGAAAGCACGTAACCAATATTTTTCCAAAAGAACACCAAATGGGGAATATGCTGCAAAGGCTTGTCAGCTTCAATATGATAACAAAGAACTTTTTGGAAAAAGTAAAGAGGAATTATATAATTGCTATGATGATGCTTTTAAAGAGGATGCTAAAACTTTTACACATCCTAAAAGTTTGTACTCTTACTTTTCCTTAATGGTATATTTGTTTGATGAGGGTAAAAAAACAGATGCAGAATTATTCAATGGTTATGATGATATTACCGAAAAAACACAGGATGAAGTACAGATCTATTCAGAAAAATTAAACCCACTGTTAGAAAAACTGGAAAGAGATGAAGTACTCACCCAAAAGGAAAATAAGAACAAATCTGTTTATGAAAGTTATCTCAAAAATTATGCACTCATTCAAGAGAATATTAATACCAAAGTAGATATCAGAGCGATTTGTGATAACTTAATTCCTCTCTATAGCAAAGATTTTGAAACCTATCAAAATGATTCTATTTGGTTAAAACGATCGGTAACCAGAATGTATCATAAACAATGTACTGATGACCCTCTTTATGAAAAACTTGTAAAAAGGTACGACAAGGTTGCACCATCATATGATACAAAAATTTTTGTAGCAACAATGTTGCTCGCTAGAGGAAAGGATAAAGAGGCATATCAATATTTAGAAGAAGCATATTTATTATTTGATGCAAGTCCTTATAAAAAATCAAAATTAGCTTTTAGGATTGGTGTTATATTAAAGAATAAAAATCAGTACAGTAAATCGAGAAGATTATTACTAGACGCTGTAAAATTAAATCCATCTAATGGAAAGCCTCATATACTAATTGCAGAAATGTATGGCAAAAGCGCCAAGAATTGTGGGAAAGACAATGTTTATCAAAGAGCCGTCTTCTGGTTAGCATCAGAAGAAGTTAAAAAAGCTTCTAAAATTGACCCAACTTTGCACAAATTCGTTAATCAATATGTTGCAAGTTATGAATCAAAAGCACCTACTAAAGAAGAAATATTTCTCCGCGATTTGGCTGGAAAGACCATAAAAATAGGATGTTGGATTAATAGATCAATATTAGTTCCAAAGCCTTAG
- a CDS encoding EboA domain-containing protein: MAKYLYFYDMNIEANHLLHILKSNSSDENVLWLNSKIDFINSELSTKDLYVTYSLIGTKFKNTGDLKIDLNHQELSSYLKLQNASITEIARIYLLKSVLVFNSTFFKDKVSNIIQLADTSELETFLKFLILLPNPEDYKYVAVEALRTNIASVFNAISAHNPYPALYFNPQQWNQMFLKAAFIESDLTTFNNIDGRANKDLARIISDYAHERWAAGRTIDPYFWRPVSNFIEGPIVDDLQRLFTSDNITENKVAAICCFNSSNSNAKQMLENYPTYIEQLKEKKLTWGTLKD, from the coding sequence ATGGCAAAATATTTATACTTTTACGATATGAATATAGAAGCAAATCATTTATTACATATATTAAAAAGTAATAGTAGTGATGAAAATGTATTGTGGCTCAACTCAAAAATTGATTTTATTAATTCTGAGTTATCTACAAAAGATTTATACGTTACTTATAGCTTAATTGGAACTAAATTTAAAAACACTGGTGATTTAAAAATAGATTTAAATCACCAAGAGTTAAGCTCATATTTAAAACTTCAAAATGCCTCCATTACTGAAATTGCACGTATCTATTTATTAAAGAGTGTACTCGTATTTAATTCCACCTTTTTTAAGGACAAAGTCTCTAATATTATACAATTGGCAGATACTAGTGAATTAGAAACATTCTTAAAATTCTTAATACTCTTACCAAATCCTGAAGATTATAAGTATGTTGCTGTAGAAGCTTTGCGTACTAATATAGCATCAGTTTTTAATGCTATCTCTGCGCATAACCCTTATCCTGCTTTATATTTTAATCCGCAACAATGGAATCAGATGTTTTTAAAAGCCGCTTTCATAGAAAGTGATTTAACAACCTTTAATAACATAGATGGAAGAGCAAATAAAGACCTTGCTCGTATTATATCAGATTATGCACACGAACGTTGGGCAGCTGGCAGAACAATCGATCCTTATTTTTGGAGACCTGTATCAAATTTCATTGAAGGTCCTATTGTAGATGATCTACAAAGGTTATTCACAAGTGATAATATCACAGAAAACAAAGTAGCCGCAATTTGTTGCTTTAATTCTAGTAACTCAAATGCAAAACAAATGTTAGAAAATTATCCTACCTATATTGAGCAATTGAAAGAAAAAAAATTAACTTGGGGCACACTAAAAGATTAA